In the genome of Pseudomonas sp. P5_109, one region contains:
- a CDS encoding HPF/RaiA family ribosome-associated protein, whose translation MQIQVNSDNHIQGSKRLEEWVRTTIESTLERYEEDLTRVEVHLRDENGDKPGPHDMRCQLEARPKGHQPVSVTHKASTMEQAIDGAATKLEHALEHMFGKLRGKRANVVPIESGAHADQLLEEEFLENEQAALNG comes from the coding sequence ATGCAAATCCAAGTCAATAGCGATAACCATATTCAAGGCAGTAAACGACTGGAGGAGTGGGTACGTACGACCATTGAGAGCACGCTCGAACGCTACGAAGAGGACCTGACACGCGTCGAGGTTCACCTGCGGGACGAGAACGGCGACAAGCCCGGTCCCCATGACATGCGCTGCCAACTGGAGGCGCGGCCAAAAGGCCATCAACCGGTTTCCGTCACCCATAAAGCCTCCACCATGGAGCAGGCGATCGACGGAGCGGCCACCAAACTTGAACATGCGCTGGAGCATATGTTCGGCAAGTTACGCGGCAAACGAGCCAATGTGGTGCCCATCGAGAGTGGCGCCCATGCCGACCAGCTGCTGGAAGAAGAGTTTCTGGAAAACGAACAGGCGGCGCTTAACGGCTGA
- a CDS encoding RNA polymerase sigma factor, translating to MITLPPEPHDIERDQHRGDRAHFLQVFLSQRAQMEALVNRRVGCRATAADLVQDLFLRFWRRPLVQVEELSTYLLRCAGNIAIDHLRSEGTRVRASEGLMVEPPDSHGSGPQAALEAGNDLRHVEAALRALPERTRQIFLLNRIHGRKYAEIAKAMGLSQSAVEKHMMRALEACKASLREAETRTPGKAP from the coding sequence ATGATCACTCTGCCCCCCGAGCCCCACGATATCGAACGCGATCAACACCGCGGCGACCGTGCGCATTTTCTCCAGGTCTTTCTCTCCCAGCGTGCGCAAATGGAGGCGTTGGTGAATCGTCGCGTCGGTTGCCGGGCGACGGCGGCTGATCTGGTACAGGACTTGTTCCTGCGATTCTGGCGGCGGCCGCTGGTGCAGGTCGAGGAGCTCAGCACTTACCTGCTGCGCTGCGCTGGTAACATCGCCATCGACCATTTGCGCAGTGAAGGCACGCGCGTCCGCGCCAGTGAAGGCTTGATGGTCGAACCGCCGGACAGCCACGGCAGCGGCCCGCAAGCGGCACTGGAGGCGGGCAATGATTTGCGTCACGTTGAAGCCGCGTTGCGCGCGCTGCCGGAACGCACGCGGCAGATCTTTTTGCTCAATCGCATTCACGGCCGTAAATACGCCGAGATCGCCAAGGCCATGGGTTTGTCCCAAAGTGCCGTGGAAAAACATATGATGCGCGCCCTCGAAGCCTGCAAGGCCAGCCTTCGGGAAGCCGAAACGCGTACGCCAGGGAAAGCACCGTGA
- a CDS encoding FecR family protein — translation MNNFESVIPTPAQEQAALAWLSLLHDQPSSGDQATFSQWLQADPAHAEAYARAQVLWELSEGPARTLADEDAFALQGYLNAMDRSRRSTVGRWSGALAMAACLLLMISLGTGWQPMRWIDDLGADYVSAPGEIRTVTLADKSQVTLDADSAIAVDFSRGERHVQLRRGAGFFSVTHTGEPFVVDAEKGQARVLGTQFEVRLQPHGAQVTVLSGRVGVTAGQDGEQQILSAGQQVAYGAGSAEKLHAVDSEAQLAWRQGWLNYYKATLADVVNDLSRYYPGRIVLLNDELAARRVSGSFPSRNPQAVLSSLQGVLGFEQHQVLGHLIILR, via the coding sequence GTGAACAACTTCGAAAGCGTCATTCCGACGCCCGCTCAGGAGCAGGCCGCGCTGGCCTGGCTGAGTCTGTTGCATGACCAGCCAAGCAGCGGTGACCAGGCGACGTTCAGCCAGTGGTTGCAAGCCGACCCCGCCCATGCCGAGGCCTATGCCCGGGCGCAGGTTCTGTGGGAGCTGAGCGAAGGGCCAGCGCGCACGCTTGCCGATGAAGACGCCTTTGCCTTGCAGGGCTATCTCAACGCCATGGACAGGTCGCGGCGCAGCACGGTCGGGCGCTGGTCGGGTGCGCTGGCGATGGCTGCGTGTCTGCTGTTGATGATCAGTCTCGGCACAGGCTGGCAGCCAATGCGCTGGATCGATGACCTGGGGGCGGACTACGTCTCGGCACCGGGGGAAATCCGCACCGTCACCCTGGCCGATAAATCCCAGGTGACACTGGATGCCGACAGTGCCATCGCCGTGGATTTCAGTCGCGGCGAACGGCATGTGCAACTGCGTCGCGGCGCCGGATTCTTCAGCGTCACCCACACCGGCGAGCCATTTGTGGTGGACGCCGAGAAGGGCCAGGCGCGGGTCCTGGGCACGCAATTCGAAGTCCGTTTGCAGCCCCATGGCGCGCAGGTCACGGTGTTGTCGGGACGGGTTGGCGTGACGGCGGGCCAGGACGGCGAACAGCAAATTCTCAGCGCTGGCCAGCAAGTGGCCTACGGCGCAGGCTCGGCGGAAAAACTCCACGCGGTGGACAGCGAAGCGCAGTTGGCATGGCGCCAGGGCTGGCTCAATTACTACAAGGCGACGCTGGCCGATGTGGTGAATGACCTGAGCCGCTATTACCCCGGGCGGATCGTGCTGCTCAATGATGAACTGGCGGCCCGCCGGGTCAGTGGCAGCTTTCCGAGCCGGAACCCGCAGGCGGTGTTGAGTTCGTTGCAGGGGGTGTTGGGGTTTGAGCAGCATCAGGTGTTGGGGCATCTGATTATTCTGCGTTAA
- a CDS encoding TonB-dependent receptor encodes MKSRAKSGSVKQWLGVSALSFSALALLPLSVALAAETGNSQPRGQFSFSLTAKPLPQALSDFSRVTGISVVYTDEAPYGLNAPAVNGQMSAEQALQRLLTGSGLTFRRTDGHTIALEPRPTEGALNLGATTITSVMDESMSYQPPPTSSVMRSSAPIQEIPQTINVVPAQVIRDQAPRNLDDALANVSGITQANTLGSTQDSVMVRGFGDNRNGSIMRDGMPIVQGRGLNASVDRVEVLKGPASLLYGIQDPGGVVNMVSKKPELEHYNALTARGSSYGDGKNGSGGGFDSTGALGDSGLAYRMVLDYEDEDYWRNFGVHRESLIAPSLAWYGESTQLLFAYEHREFLTPFDRGTLIDPRTNHPLDISRNERLDEPFNNMEGRSDLYHFEADHELNDNWKAHFGYSWNRETYDASQVRVTAIDTKKGTLIRSMDGTQNAISTDRFTTASLEGNVNVLGMQHDLLFGIDDEYRKIYREDLIRQKSRTQFSYVNPIYGQEVPGTTVSAPDSAQTDELRSDSIFLQDSIHLTDQWILVAGARFQTYDQYAGKGVPFHANTDSNGQKWVPRAGLVYKYTDAVSFYGSYTESFKPNSTIAPLSGSSTVLDGGIAPEEAKSWELGAKLDLPGRVTGNIALFDIKKRNVLVANAEGPTTIYSAAGEVRSRGLEVDLSGQLTDRWSMIGSYAYTDAEVTEDPDYKGNQLQNVAKNSGSLSAVYDFGTIVGGDQLRVGAGARYVGERAGNAVNDFDLPSYTVADAFATYDTRVEGQKVKFQLNVKNLFDRTYYTSAASRFFVSMGDSRQVTLSSTLEF; translated from the coding sequence ATGAAGTCCAGGGCAAAATCGGGTTCGGTCAAACAATGGTTGGGTGTGTCTGCGTTGAGTTTTTCGGCATTGGCGTTGCTGCCGCTGAGCGTGGCGCTAGCCGCAGAGACCGGTAACAGCCAGCCACGTGGGCAATTCAGTTTTTCCCTGACCGCCAAACCGCTGCCCCAGGCCTTGAGTGATTTCAGCCGGGTGACCGGCATCAGCGTCGTCTACACCGATGAAGCGCCGTACGGCCTCAATGCACCGGCGGTCAATGGCCAGATGAGTGCCGAACAGGCGCTGCAACGTCTGCTCACCGGTTCGGGCTTGACGTTCCGCCGCACCGACGGCCACACCATTGCACTGGAGCCGCGACCGACCGAAGGCGCCTTGAACCTGGGCGCAACCACCATCACCTCGGTGATGGATGAGTCCATGAGTTACCAGCCGCCACCGACCTCTTCGGTGATGCGCTCCTCGGCCCCGATTCAGGAAATCCCGCAGACCATCAACGTCGTCCCGGCCCAGGTCATCCGCGACCAGGCGCCGCGCAATCTCGATGACGCCCTGGCCAATGTCAGCGGCATCACCCAGGCCAACACCCTGGGCAGCACCCAGGACTCGGTGATGGTCCGTGGGTTTGGCGACAACCGCAATGGCTCGATCATGCGCGACGGCATGCCGATCGTGCAGGGCCGTGGCCTCAATGCGAGCGTCGACCGGGTCGAAGTGCTCAAGGGCCCGGCTTCGTTGCTCTACGGCATCCAGGATCCGGGTGGCGTGGTCAATATGGTCAGCAAGAAGCCCGAGCTTGAGCATTACAACGCACTGACTGCGCGGGGTTCGAGCTATGGCGATGGCAAGAACGGCAGCGGCGGCGGTTTCGACAGCACTGGGGCCCTCGGCGATTCCGGGCTGGCCTATCGCATGGTGCTGGACTACGAAGACGAAGATTACTGGCGCAACTTCGGTGTGCATCGCGAGAGCCTGATTGCGCCGTCGCTGGCCTGGTACGGCGAAAGCACCCAGTTGCTGTTCGCCTATGAGCACCGCGAATTCCTCACGCCGTTCGACCGCGGCACGTTGATCGATCCACGGACCAACCATCCGCTGGACATCTCGCGCAACGAGCGTCTCGACGAGCCGTTCAACAACATGGAGGGGCGTTCGGACCTCTATCACTTCGAAGCCGATCACGAACTCAACGACAACTGGAAAGCCCATTTCGGCTACAGCTGGAACCGCGAGACCTACGACGCCAGTCAGGTCCGCGTGACCGCCATCGACACCAAGAAGGGCACCCTGATCCGCAGCATGGACGGCACGCAGAACGCGATCAGCACCGATCGTTTCACCACTGCCAGTCTGGAAGGCAACGTCAATGTGCTGGGCATGCAGCACGACCTGCTGTTCGGCATCGACGACGAATACCGCAAGATCTACCGCGAAGACCTGATCCGCCAGAAAAGCCGCACCCAGTTCAGCTACGTGAACCCGATCTATGGCCAGGAAGTGCCGGGCACCACTGTCAGCGCTCCCGACAGCGCGCAGACCGATGAACTGCGCAGCGATTCGATCTTCCTACAGGACTCCATCCACCTCACCGACCAGTGGATACTTGTGGCCGGTGCGCGCTTCCAGACTTACGACCAGTACGCCGGCAAAGGCGTGCCGTTCCACGCCAACACCGACAGCAACGGGCAGAAATGGGTGCCGCGCGCGGGCCTTGTGTACAAGTACACCGATGCCGTGTCGTTCTACGGCAGCTACACCGAGTCGTTCAAGCCCAACTCGACCATCGCGCCGTTGAGCGGCAGCAGCACCGTGCTTGACGGCGGCATCGCGCCGGAAGAGGCCAAGTCCTGGGAGCTGGGTGCCAAGCTGGATCTGCCGGGGCGCGTCACCGGCAACATTGCGCTGTTCGACATCAAGAAGCGCAACGTGCTGGTGGCCAACGCCGAAGGCCCGACCACGATTTACAGTGCCGCCGGCGAAGTGCGTTCCCGTGGCCTGGAAGTGGACCTGAGCGGTCAGTTGACGGATCGCTGGAGCATGATCGGCAGCTATGCCTACACCGATGCCGAGGTCACCGAAGATCCTGATTACAAAGGCAATCAACTGCAAAACGTGGCGAAGAACAGCGGCTCGCTGTCGGCTGTATACGACTTCGGCACGATTGTCGGTGGCGACCAGTTGCGGGTCGGCGCCGGGGCGCGTTATGTGGGGGAGCGCGCGGGCAACGCGGTGAACGATTTCGACCTGCCGAGCTACACCGTGGCCGATGCGTTCGCCACCTACGACACCAGGGTCGAAGGGCAGAAGGTCAAGTTCCAGCTCAATGTGAAGAACCTGTTTGACCGCACTTACTACACCTCGGCGGCGAGCCGGTTCTTTGTGTCGATGGGGGATTCGCGGCAGGTGACGTTGTCCAGCACCTTGGAGTTTTGA
- a CDS encoding AraC family transcriptional regulator, with translation MAALDNLQVFQALNRSPNARLEHSAELGDGLSAALWSNHHDAQEYEAPSHHTLSCYIAGGTGTFRRDQPGNKGGPDKLCILPADHQSGWVINGDIRLAHLYFSPEQFALGCVTLLDREPRQMQLREQTFLDDPQQALRFRQLIALNWDEPGERLLTSSLAHELLSHALLSQVNARQDLRLKGGLAAYQRRHLVEYIDSHLDETISLGQLAALCALSEYHFARMFRETFGLPPHQYVLARRLNRARELLRTTSQPLGEIALACGFSSASHFTNRFRQALGGTPGEYRQAFFLR, from the coding sequence ATGGCCGCACTGGACAACCTACAAGTCTTTCAAGCCCTCAACCGCTCGCCGAACGCTCGCCTCGAGCACAGCGCCGAGCTCGGTGACGGCTTGTCTGCAGCCTTGTGGAGCAATCACCACGACGCCCAGGAATACGAAGCGCCCAGCCACCACACGTTGTCCTGTTACATTGCCGGCGGCACCGGCACCTTTCGCCGTGACCAGCCCGGCAACAAGGGAGGGCCGGACAAACTGTGCATCCTGCCGGCCGACCATCAGTCAGGCTGGGTGATCAATGGCGACATTCGCCTGGCACACCTGTACTTCAGCCCCGAACAATTTGCCCTCGGTTGCGTCACCCTGCTCGATCGCGAGCCACGGCAAATGCAGCTACGCGAGCAGACCTTTCTCGACGATCCGCAACAGGCGTTGCGCTTTCGGCAGTTGATCGCCCTGAACTGGGACGAACCGGGCGAGCGTCTGCTCACCAGCAGCCTGGCTCACGAATTGCTCAGCCATGCCCTGCTCAGTCAGGTCAATGCGCGGCAAGACCTGCGCCTTAAAGGTGGGTTGGCCGCGTATCAGCGTCGGCATCTGGTGGAGTACATCGACAGCCATCTGGACGAAACCATCAGCCTTGGTCAGTTGGCGGCTTTGTGCGCGTTGTCGGAATACCACTTCGCACGGATGTTCCGCGAAACTTTTGGCTTGCCGCCCCATCAGTATGTGCTGGCACGGCGCCTGAACCGCGCGCGGGAGTTGCTGCGCACGACCTCACAACCGCTGGGGGAGATTGCACTGGCCTGCGGTTTTTCCAGCGCCAGCCACTTCACCAACCGCTTTCGCCAGGCCCTGGGTGGAACGCCCGGCGAGTATCGACAGGCATTTTTTTTGCGCTAG
- a CDS encoding DMT family transporter, with protein sequence MNLSLYLLTVLIWGTTWIALKWQLGVVAIPVSIVYRFGLAALVLFVILLLSRRLQVMNRRGHLICLAQGLCLFCVNFMCFLTASQWIPSGLVAVVFSTATLWNALNARVFFGQKIARNVLMGGALGLLGLGLLFWPELAGHTASPETLLGLGLALCGTLCFSAGNMLSSLQQKAGLKPLTTNAWGMAYGAAMLSVWCLVKGIPFDMEMSVRYIGSLLYLVIPGSVIGFTAYLTLVGRMGPERAAYCTVLFPVVALNVSAFAEGYQWTAPALAGLVMVMLGNVLVFRKPRASAGPVAGKLA encoded by the coding sequence ATGAACCTTTCTTTGTATTTGCTGACCGTGCTGATCTGGGGAACCACCTGGATTGCCTTGAAATGGCAGCTGGGCGTGGTCGCGATTCCCGTGTCGATCGTCTACCGCTTTGGCCTCGCCGCGTTGGTGTTGTTCGTGATCCTGCTGCTCAGCCGGCGCCTGCAAGTGATGAATCGTCGCGGGCACCTGATCTGCCTGGCTCAGGGCCTGTGCCTGTTCTGTGTCAACTTCATGTGCTTCCTCACCGCGAGCCAGTGGATTCCCAGCGGCCTGGTGGCCGTGGTGTTTTCCACCGCGACGCTGTGGAATGCCCTCAATGCGCGGGTGTTCTTCGGCCAGAAAATCGCCCGCAATGTGCTGATGGGTGGTGCGTTGGGCTTGCTTGGGCTGGGCCTGCTGTTCTGGCCGGAACTGGCTGGGCATACCGCCAGCCCGGAAACCTTGCTTGGCCTGGGCCTGGCCCTGTGCGGCACCTTGTGTTTCTCTGCGGGTAACATGCTGTCGAGCCTGCAACAGAAGGCCGGTCTCAAGCCGTTGACCACCAATGCCTGGGGCATGGCCTACGGGGCGGCAATGCTCTCGGTGTGGTGCCTGGTCAAAGGCATTCCCTTCGACATGGAAATGAGCGTGCGTTACATCGGGTCACTGTTGTACCTGGTGATTCCGGGGTCGGTGATCGGTTTTACTGCCTACCTGACTTTGGTCGGTCGCATGGGGCCGGAGCGCGCGGCCTATTGCACGGTACTGTTTCCGGTGGTGGCGCTGAATGTCTCGGCGTTTGCCGAAGGTTACCAGTGGACCGCTCCGGCACTGGCGGGGCTGGTAATGGTCATGTTGGGTAATGTGCTGGTGTTTCGCAAGCCCAGGGCGAGTGCCGGTCCGGTGGCGGGAAAGTTGGCGTGA
- a CDS encoding DUF2165 family protein, with the protein MSYFTTSCMVRRSKLIVIFMAALFGTTTLINNITDYSAYAEYIGRIISMSDTVDNDSRRYRAISSPLFHHRFYWALITLETMYTCSFIVGFYQLYRKLDASRSEFYEAKKFAISGFITAIFTYQTFYIIILNEWFDLEYSKQANALYWAQIQIEYMFFGIIYLLAARDT; encoded by the coding sequence ATGAGCTATTTCACCACTTCCTGCATGGTAAGACGGAGCAAATTAATAGTTATCTTCATGGCGGCACTATTCGGTACAACGACACTTATCAACAATATTACCGACTACAGTGCATACGCCGAATATATCGGTCGAATCATCAGCATGAGCGACACCGTCGACAATGACTCCCGCCGATACCGCGCCATCAGCTCACCCCTGTTTCATCACCGCTTTTACTGGGCACTGATCACACTCGAGACCATGTACACATGCAGTTTCATAGTTGGATTTTATCAACTATATCGTAAACTCGATGCATCACGCAGCGAGTTCTACGAAGCCAAGAAATTTGCCATAAGCGGTTTTATTACAGCCATTTTTACGTATCAGACTTTTTACATCATCATACTAAACGAATGGTTTGACTTAGAGTACTCCAAACAGGCCAATGCCCTTTACTGGGCACAAATCCAAATTGAATACATGTTCTTCGGCATTATCTATTTGTTGGCGGCAAGGGATACCTGA
- a CDS encoding 2-hydroxyacid dehydrogenase has product MKKTVLAFSRVTPEMVERLQQDFDVIVPNPKNGDISAQFNEALPHAHGLIGVGRKLGRAQLENATSLEVVSSVSVGYDNYDLAYFNERGIMLTNTPDVLTESTADLAFALLMSSARRVAELDAWTKAGQWQATVGAPLFGCDVHGKTLGIVGMGNIGAAIARRGRLGFNMPVIYSGNSRKTGLEQELGAQYRSLDQLLAEADFVCLVVPLSEQTKHLISHRELALMKPSAILVNIARGPVVDEPALIEALQNNRIRGAGLDVYEKEPLAESPLFQLKNAVTLPHIGSATHETRDAMANRALANLRSALLGERPQDLVNPQVWKV; this is encoded by the coding sequence ATGAAAAAGACTGTCCTGGCATTCAGCCGCGTCACCCCGGAAATGGTCGAACGCCTGCAACAAGACTTCGACGTCATCGTGCCGAATCCGAAAAACGGCGACATCAGCGCCCAATTCAACGAAGCCCTGCCCCACGCCCACGGCCTGATCGGTGTCGGTCGTAAACTCGGCCGCGCTCAATTGGAAAACGCCACCAGCCTGGAAGTGGTGTCCAGTGTCTCGGTGGGCTACGACAACTATGACCTCGCCTACTTCAACGAACGCGGGATCATGCTGACCAACACGCCGGATGTGCTCACCGAAAGCACCGCCGACCTGGCGTTTGCGCTATTGATGAGCAGTGCGCGTCGCGTCGCCGAACTGGATGCCTGGACCAAGGCCGGGCAATGGCAAGCCACTGTCGGTGCGCCGTTGTTCGGTTGTGACGTGCATGGCAAGACGCTGGGCATCGTCGGCATGGGCAACATCGGTGCCGCCATTGCCCGACGCGGTCGACTGGGGTTCAACATGCCGGTCATCTATAGCGGCAATAGCCGCAAGACCGGGCTGGAACAGGAACTCGGCGCGCAATACCGCAGCCTCGATCAGTTGCTGGCCGAGGCCGATTTCGTCTGCCTGGTGGTCCCGCTCAGCGAACAGACCAAACACCTCATCAGCCATCGCGAACTGGCGTTGATGAAGCCGAGCGCCATTCTGGTGAACATCGCCCGTGGTCCGGTAGTCGATGAGCCGGCATTGATCGAAGCGCTGCAAAACAACCGCATTCGTGGTGCCGGGCTGGACGTGTACGAAAAAGAACCGCTGGCCGAGTCACCCCTGTTCCAGCTGAAAAACGCCGTGACCTTGCCGCACATCGGCTCGGCCACCCATGAGACCCGCGATGCCATGGCCAACCGTGCCCTGGCTAACTTGCGCAGTGCCTTGTTGGGTGAGCGACCGCAGGATCTGGTCAATCCGCAGGTGTGGAAAGTCTGA
- a CDS encoding YkgJ family cysteine cluster protein, with protein sequence MNTRFSCVGCGKCCNDHHVPLTLSEARMWAADGGQVIVLVEAFLDNGLGLPVHQREHAERRSTAVCSGGSKAYVAITFAAYNVGPCRNLDEDNLCRIYERRPLVCRIYPMEINPHIPLNTAVKECPPESWETGPELIVGGNLVDRELSELIQRSRQADRDDIQTKDAICALLGIRTTALKGDGFTAYLPDMVEFATIVDELAGQTLPEWGSEWLFHVSGDDIAGQVLDAGAQVATDAPANYSFISLRAV encoded by the coding sequence ATGAATACGAGGTTTTCCTGCGTAGGCTGCGGCAAATGCTGCAACGACCACCATGTACCCCTGACCCTGAGCGAAGCCCGGATGTGGGCAGCCGACGGAGGTCAGGTGATCGTGCTGGTGGAGGCGTTTCTGGACAACGGCCTGGGCCTGCCGGTGCACCAACGGGAACACGCCGAACGCCGTTCGACGGCGGTGTGCAGCGGCGGATCCAAGGCGTATGTGGCCATCACCTTCGCCGCCTACAATGTCGGCCCCTGCCGAAATCTTGACGAAGACAACCTCTGCCGAATCTACGAACGCCGGCCGTTGGTATGCCGCATCTATCCGATGGAAATCAATCCGCACATACCTCTGAACACAGCCGTGAAGGAATGTCCGCCTGAGTCGTGGGAAACAGGGCCGGAGCTGATCGTCGGCGGCAATCTGGTCGACCGGGAGTTATCGGAACTGATCCAGCGCTCCCGCCAGGCGGATCGCGATGACATTCAGACCAAGGATGCGATTTGCGCCTTGCTGGGCATTCGCACGACAGCCCTGAAGGGGGACGGCTTTACCGCTTATCTGCCGGATATGGTGGAGTTCGCCACGATCGTCGATGAACTGGCGGGACAAACTTTGCCTGAGTGGGGCAGCGAATGGCTGTTTCATGTGTCGGGGGACGATATTGCCGGGCAAGTGCTGGACGCAGGTGCACAAGTGGCGACGGATGCGCCGGCGAATTACTCGTTTATATCGTTGCGGGCGGTTTGA
- a CDS encoding GNAT family N-acetyltransferase yields the protein MRRDLSVVVPPPDWPVGLQLSKYRPELSTAVHRLMEFGYLDGGGRVAALEMWQRQFETDPEYDPALCLIAQDAGEVVGVCQCWTSAYIKNLVVHPRFQGRGLGRALLLQAFMLFQQRREGFVDLKVREDNLRARRLYESVGMYAVRREPVPL from the coding sequence ATGCGGCGCGACCTTTCTGTCGTCGTGCCGCCTCCCGATTGGCCGGTTGGCCTGCAACTGAGCAAATACCGCCCCGAACTGTCCACCGCCGTGCACCGGCTGATGGAGTTCGGTTATCTCGACGGTGGTGGTCGTGTCGCCGCGCTGGAGATGTGGCAACGGCAGTTCGAAACCGATCCGGAATATGACCCGGCCCTGTGCTTGATTGCCCAGGATGCCGGAGAAGTGGTGGGCGTGTGTCAGTGCTGGACCAGTGCCTATATCAAGAACCTGGTGGTGCACCCGCGGTTTCAGGGACGAGGGTTGGGGCGTGCATTGTTGTTGCAGGCATTCATGCTGTTCCAGCAGCGGCGTGAGGGTTTCGTGGACCTCAAGGTCCGTGAAGACAATCTTCGGGCGCGGCGCTTGTATGAAAGCGTCGGGATGTATGCGGTCCGCCGGGAGCCGGTTCCGCTCTGA
- a CDS encoding chemotaxis protein CheV gives MSSTKARADSLSLLLFTLRSGKLMAINLLKVSEIIPCPPLTRLPESHPHVKGIATLRGASLSVIDLSRAIGERPLEDPNGGCLIVTDVSRSKQGLHVQAVSKIVHCLTTDIRPPPFGSGGLRAYITGVTSVDGTLVQVLDIEKVIHGIAPAQIEMAPTELSMEDAELLGNARILVVDDSQVALQQSVHTLRNLGLQCHTARSAKEAIDCLLDLQGTAQQINLIVSDIEMSEMDGYAFTRTLRETPDFAHLYVLLHTSLDSAMNAEKARLAGANAVLTKFSSPELTQCLITAAKAVAEQGY, from the coding sequence ATGTCCTCCACCAAAGCCCGCGCAGACTCACTTTCGCTTCTGCTGTTTACCTTGCGCAGCGGCAAGCTGATGGCAATCAACCTGCTCAAGGTCAGTGAAATCATTCCCTGCCCGCCGCTGACCCGGCTGCCGGAGTCGCACCCCCACGTCAAAGGCATCGCCACCCTGCGCGGTGCCTCGCTGTCGGTGATCGACCTCAGCCGCGCCATTGGCGAGCGCCCGCTGGAAGACCCGAACGGCGGCTGCCTGATCGTCACCGACGTCAGCCGCTCCAAGCAGGGCCTGCACGTGCAGGCCGTGAGCAAGATCGTCCATTGCCTGACCACCGACATTCGCCCGCCGCCCTTCGGCTCCGGTGGCTTGCGCGCCTACATCACCGGTGTGACGTCGGTCGATGGCACCCTGGTGCAAGTGCTGGACATCGAAAAAGTCATCCACGGCATCGCCCCGGCGCAAATCGAAATGGCCCCGACCGAACTGAGCATGGAAGACGCCGAACTGCTCGGCAACGCGCGCATCCTGGTGGTCGATGACAGCCAGGTGGCCTTGCAGCAATCGGTGCACACCCTGCGTAACCTCGGCCTGCAATGCCATACGGCCCGCAGCGCCAAGGAAGCCATCGACTGCCTGCTGGACCTGCAAGGCACCGCGCAGCAGATCAACCTGATCGTCTCGGACATCGAAATGTCGGAGATGGACGGCTACGCCTTCACCCGTACCCTGCGGGAAACTCCGGATTTCGCCCATCTATATGTACTGCTGCACACCTCGCTGGACAGTGCGATGAACGCCGAGAAAGCACGATTGGCAGGGGCGAACGCGGTGCTGACCAAGTTCTCTTCGCCGGAATTGACCCAGTGCCTGATCACCGCGGCCAAGGCTGTCGCCGAACAGGGTTATTGA